A portion of the Callithrix jacchus isolate 240 chromosome 21, calJac240_pri, whole genome shotgun sequence genome contains these proteins:
- the RWDD2B gene encoding RWD domain-containing protein 2B — MIEIEQAEAQLAELELLASMFPGENELIVNDQLAVAELKDCIEKKTMEGRSSKVYFTVNMNLDVSEETMAMFSLACLLPFKYPTVLPDVTVRSALLSRSQQTQLNTDLTAFLQKHCHGDVCILNATEWVREHAAGYVSRDSSSSPTTGSPVQSIDLTFTRLWIYSHHIYNKCKRKNILEWAKELSLSGFSMPGKPGVVCVEGPQSACEEFWSRLRKLNWKRILVRHREDIPFDGTNDEMERQRKFSIFEEKVFSVNGARGNHMDFGQLYQFLNAKACGDVFQMFFGVEGQ; from the exons ATGATTGAGATAGAGCAGGCGGAGGCCCAGCTTGCTGAGTTAGAGCTGCTAGCCAGTATGTTCCCTGGTGAGAATGAGCTCATAGTGAATGACCAGCTGGCTGTAGCAGAACTGAAAGATTGTATTGAAAAGAAGACAATGGAGGGGCGATCTTCAAAAGTTTACTTTACTGTCAATATGAACCTGGATGTATCTGAGGAAACAATG GCGATGTTTTCTCTGGCCTGTCTTCTTCCCTTTAAATACCCGACAGTTCTGCCTGACGTTACTGTCAG ATCAGCATTATTGAGTCGATCCCAGCAGACTCAGCTGAACACAGATCTGACTGCATTCTTGCAAAAACATTGTCATGGAGACGTTTGTATACTGAATGCCACAGAGTGGGTTAGAGAACACGCTGCTGGCTATGTCAGCAGAGATTCTTCATCTTCACCCACCACAGGAAGTCCAGTCCAGTCCATCGACCTCACCTTCACGAGACTCTGGATCTACAGCCATCATATctacaacaaatgcaaaagaaagaatattctaGAGTGGGCAAAGGAGCTTTCCCTGTCTGGGTTTAGCATGCCGGGAAAACCTGGTGTTGTTTGTGTGGAAGGCCCACAAAGTGCCTGTGAAGAATTCTGGTCAAG ACTCAGAAAATTAAACTGGAAGAGAATTTTAGTTCGCCATCGAGAAGACATTCCTTTTGATGGtacaaatgatgaaatggaaagacaaaggaaattttccatttttgaagaaaaagtgTTCAGTGTTAATGGAGCCAGGGGAAACCACATGGACTTCGGTCAGCTGTATCAGTTCTTAAATGCCAAAGCATGTGGGGATGTTTTCCAGATGTTCTTTGGTGTAGAAGGACAATGA